The DNA sequence GGTTCGGGCCCGTCGGGATCACTTCTCAAAATAGCATTaaccgtcccgtcccgtcccgaaaAATAATTCCGGGCCCGGGATCGGGATTACCAAGATCCCGGCCCGTGCCTAGCCCTAACTATAAccttcatttcctccaccattcaacaccacaactcatcttagagatcccaaatttcactattcttaccaatatcaagagcttggagcaaggagaaggaggtgactaccaccacatcatgttcttggagacccatctccaccacctcttccggcatcatcaatagtcaccatttactctctatctctttatgtatttgatgtttaatagaatgttgaagcttgtgtatctagctatgtgtgagtagtgaactagttggggctagggttgaaagccctagccaaacttgcttggattgatgcttttgtttataaattgatgaaaattcatgttgtcattctcacatgctaagtcaatagttgaatgcattacttagacctaatcaatttgagttatgtgtttgccatgacatgaagtttttcctagagattgattacctctaggcaaaaagggagcatgaaagcacaccatgtgtgcatgtgagggtagtgagctaaaatcacctagagataggattggtttgcttgcttggttacctaaactctaagctttatgcatttaggggcaaataattgagacctatccggtaattgaatttgtctctaggtagttagctctagacttatccggttagagttaataaaatgaaaggggtttaagccttagtagtcttatccggatgctaagagcgtagttggacaattagctttgcatcattcatattcaattgctttaatgcttgcaagggaggcaaaaggtgaaacccgatgccctaactcccatccatttgataacaacttgttttgtttaggttagtttatattacttaatttcattgtttcaatttgaatagaaaccaatctcaaaatcaaaatcaaatctctacacaccatcttgcacatactcaccatgaactttggttcacttgtgagcctttgtttgtgattgtacatttgaatattcttctagtttttccttaggttttccctagctaggaaatgaTTTACCAATcttcgtgggttcgacatccttacttaatcccatattctataacttgtacctcttgcacttgagggtggctttaatgctaacagcCATCCCAAAGCCACACACGCACCATGCCACGTCGTATTGCCGACACTAATGCACGGTCGACGTTGGCCTCTTCCATAACAGAAGGACTTATGTTCACCACAAAGCTACGGTCGTCTTCTACGACGAAAACTCCCACGGCGTTTGTTAGGTTCACGCTGACGAGCCTCACAGTGACACGGTTTACTTGCTTCTTGAAGTTGTCGTCGCTAGGGTGAAgaaggtgttcgatgaaatCATTGGCGTCGAGGACGATGCGGGTGGCTTTGTCATTGGCGACATAGAAGAGGTTGAAGCGGTGGCCGGCAGAGAGGTCTCGAGGGACGTCGTTTAGGACGGTGATGTCAAACCCTTTAGAAGCTTCGTGGTTTCCCCAGAATGAGAGGATTGCGACCGAGATGACAGAAATGAAACAAATGAGAATTCCGACGTTTGATATGGAATCATAAGTTGTTTTATGGTTTGTGACTGGTTTTCTGTGAATGAGGGGTTGGAAGAGGGATTGAATATGGTCCTCCATAACCACAATAGGCGAAGGACCCGGTGGGATGGTGATGGATATGAAACTGAGAAGATGTAAGCACTATATGAAATGAAAGCTAAACGATTGGTTTATAAATAGTTAGGCCCCATACCATATGTtatcatttttttaatatattgttTTTTAAAAACGTGCTATTATTCTTTATAATAATTGAAGAGCAGTGCTACAGACACCAAAATTTTATACCAAAAATCAATACTAAATTATGTGGCATTTAAGTTGGCGTCTTACATGTCAATACATTCAATTTAATAATTTACAAATTACATTGATTTTATTAAGAAACTAATTAATCAGCATAAAAAAAAGGTGATTCACCAAACAACCAAATTTGCTATCGCCCTTCCTCAAactaaaaagggaaaaaaatacaaacagtacccaacatATGGCCCACTAATAACTTCAGTACAcaagttttcaaaactatcactttggtacccaggttatctagcccgactcaactttagtacctaaaacactgttggtCGTTACGGTGTTAGCCACCTGGCAAACTTTGAAAGGTATTATGGTCCCTTCactgttcatcttcttcttccttacaCTCTCTTCGTCTGATCAGGCATCACctatctttctctctttttttcttttctttgggctgggtcacaattttttttcgttttcgttttcgtttttttttttcactctttctctcttcttccttttttcttctctcttcttcttccttcaccTGCTGGTAGATGGAGGGTGGGCAGGCGCGGGATGCGGGCCACAGGGCCTGGTGTGCTGGTCTGGCCGGCTGTGGGGCTTCGCGGCAGGGGTTTAGGCGGctgcgggggggggggggggggggggggggggctaggCTGGCGAGGAGGAGGCGCGGGGCTGCCGGGTAGAACGGCTTGATGTGCTGGACGACCCATTGCCGGGCCCCAGCTAGGTTCGTGAGGCCGGGGATCTCACCGTTGGGGATGGTGATGGTTAAGGAGATGCCGGAGTTGGCGAAGGCCTTGATGATCTCAGGGTTGACGTCGAAGATCTTGACGGCGTCTATGATGGTTTGGGTCTTGAGGAAGTTGGCGACCTCGGCGGGAGGAGGGAGTCCAAAAAACCATTGAAGCACAAGAAAAGCGCTCTATTTGCTCCATAAACTCACTGCCCTCTTTCTCTCCGTCTCCCCAGATCTGTAGGCTTTCATTAATTCTCTATTGAGGTAAGCTCTGATACCTTTCAATCCATGTTTTTAGCTCTTTTTTCCATCTGggttctcttttccttttctttttatttttttattttttttattttttttatctctgtGATTTTGATTGAATTGATTTGGATGCAAGATTGGAACTTTTTCTAGAATTGGTggtgtcttttttcttttgtttctgggtttacaATTATATCTGTACTTGGAAGATTGATTGGGTTTGGATGCGGTGTGAGCTTATGAGActgaattgttgtttaaataAAGAAGAAACCTGTAGGATTTCAAATGTGCTTGAGCTAAATGCTGTTTAGGGAGGTTGTTGGCGAGGGTGCCGTAGTTGATGCCGATGGAGTACGCGGTGGTGGCGAGCTGAAAGAGGAGAAGGGAGAGGGTGGCGAGCTAAAAGAGGAGAAGGGAGAGGACGAGGTTGGTTGCTGCTGCCATGGTTCAGGCGgccgcgggggggggggggggctgggctagagagagagagagcaagcgaagaagaggtaaaacaaaacaatatatataaataatgaattaaatatgaaaagacGAAAGTACCCTTCAATATATGCCACCTGTCAGACGTCGTTACTGAGTTAACGGctccaggtactaaagttgggtcgggctagataacctgggtaccaaagtgatagttttgaaaacttgGGTACTGAAGTTATTAGTGGGCCATAgattgggtactgtttgtatttttttcccaacTAAAAAACAACATAATCTGTAGAatcaaaagaacaaagaaatctggaGGAGAATAGCAAAAATTACATCAAATCTATTATACTGCATATATAGTAGTATATCTATTTctattttcctttaacaatgtAAGAACATGAAACCCGGTAGAGAGAGATCCAGTTATCAACTGAATATCATCATTACTCCAtcactgcatatctctatttcTAAAATGAAAACTACCACCACTAGTAGTAATAGATCATTATTCAATTGCCAGTCAACTAATGAATTAAGTCACACGCAACTTCATAttctattttttatgttttgattgaTAGCCTTCTCCTACAATTGCATGTTAAAGTTTCCATGATTGAAGGGTTTTGTTTAGggcttttttcttcatttttctgttgtttatcatatacatttttctaattaaacaacaataatttttaattattgctctttttattttaaagaattaaaataaaataagaatacatgctaaaaataGTTTGATGATATGACacctgccacatcatttggtattaATATTTGGTAAAATTATTTGTGATCTCAAGCATTTTTGATGATTGAAATGagcacttttcaaaaaaataaaaaaataaataaagattgAAAGGAGCAACACCCATATGAAATTATCGCTTAATTTTGCCAAAACTTTTGTTTTCTCGCTAGATTTCAATTTATTTAGTACGTATTTTGTAGTTTTTCCAAAGAGAAAGTGCAATTAAATGTTAACTTTATTTTATGTATAATTTCAAAGTTTAGACTAGAATTGCAATCAAATTTTAACTCAGTGACTGGTgtctcttctcaaaaaaaaaaaaaaaactcagtgaCCGGTGAGATGATTGATTTAAAGCTGACTATATATGGACCCTGGCTGCGACTTGTGTGGAAGCAGGTAGTCTGTACTGCGCCTCCTCACGTACATGACAACAGAAAATACAATGACACTCTTGGACAGTTGGACCAGGTTTTTGCTAAAACAGTTGCAATGATAACATAAATACTGTACGGGGATCTTTGGTAatgtttttgaaaataatttttttaagacTTTATATTGACGCGAAATTATATTCCCTATACTTTCTAAACTCATAGaaggaagaaatgaaaatatcgAATTGTTACTTTTAATTTCTTCAATTAAAagttaaaaatattttttatctttatttttcatGATTTGAGAAAAGGTCGCCGAATGCATTTTTAATTGCCGCAATTCTTTTACTTTTAATTcttgaaaattaatttttagGATTTACAGTCCGCTTAAGTTATTTTTTCCTATAACAATTCAATTTGCTAATTCTTTCCTTCAACAATACTATTATTTCCTTTAGTGGTTGAGCACTAAATCGCAAGGTGTGATTTACCGTATAATGagtaaaattttcattttgtgCTTCGTTTGATTACTTTCATAAATGTGGATCTAAAGCTCCTTTTAACACATTTATAAGATGCATTAATTTTCATAAGCAAGAAATGcacatttttattgattttagaaaataaaaacaaaaataaaaactaggaCATGCCTCCTTGCGGAAAATTGTAATATAGTCTCAACCCATGTTACACGTGGTGGTCCAAATTGATATTATTGGCTCATATGACTTGTAGTTATTCTTTATTGGtctcttaatttattttttattttttcactctCATACTTGGTGAGGACCAAATTCAAGTGATGTTATTAACTTTAAACCACTACATGACAAAGCCACGTGGTAATTCAAAACCACAGAATAATTTCTCTTATGCAACATAGAAGTCTTTGCTAAAAGTACCGCActcaatattttattttttatgagaaCTCTATTTACGATTGTTTGTAGACCCTCTTGGAATCCTTAAATGAGCTATTAGAACCAAATTGTTCATCACAAGTCAACTAGAAGTGGGTTTTAATCTGACTAGATTTGTGAAAATCGGTGAAAATCTCTCTTACTGAATCAAATTAATAATGTCGTAATGTCATAGAAAAATCTCCATACTAAGAGGCACCCTTGATAAAATAAGCTCTCAAAGCAAACTCACAATAACAATGAAGTACTTCAATTTGATTAGTTTTTTGTAAGGTTCATATCTGTATATGTAACTAGAGCATAAATAGTTCAGattattaaaatacatgtaAAAAATCAAAGAGACTTCCATGGACCAAGGTCCACCTGCACCTAGGCAAAAAAATCAGATATTTTGCCACCAAATGTCTCATTTTGCCCTTCATTTTGCCTATGGTCTACCTACACCTTGGTCCATATTAGAATTTTTcgtaaaaaatataaaactcCTCAAAGGGTTTCTCCTAGCAAGTAGCTAAGACTCCTATATAACGCAATTTTGCTTTATGTTGATTGGCAACCACGCCAATTTGGGATTAacaaagaaaagggaaaacaaaaaaaaaaacaaaaaattaaaagaagggAATGAGTACAAGAGGCCCGCTTCTGCAGACGGACCCAGACCCAACAGAAAGCTGACCAAGCCCATATTTCACTTCAACCATATATAATGGGTACATTAGTCCCACACACACTATTTCAATAAGTTCCTGTCAAAATTTTCTATTCCCGGTAATTACAACATTTTCTTAGTGTTCGGTAGCTGCTACAATGCTACCTCTACAAGAACCAACACATTCCCACATTGCTTTATCTCGTTTTCTAAGGTCTCTCAATCTCATCACTAAGAAAGAAACTCATTGATATATCCATTACAGGAGATGAGACATCTCAATGTAATAAGCCACTAGTATGTAAATGTGTACCTCCCCATATGTATGCTACATTCTAACCCCCAAACCAAACACCAATTTTTAGTCGGGGAAGTCCACTGGAGCCTTTTAAGCGAGTAGTACCACCGTCAGAGACATCATAGTGAACAAATTTCGCAGGCTGTGCGAACTTGCAGCAGCAGCTGCTGAAGAGGTAGAAGGACCAGAAGGTACTGCACCGAAAACCGTTGAGCCACTTGAATTTGTTGTGTTCAAAACCGATGAACTTGTGCTGCAAACCCATTGCATGTATACAAATAAGAAAGTTGATCTTTCTCACTAAATAGGTGGTGGGAGAACTGTAGTAATCAGAGATGGGAGGGTTACCTAGTGGATGGATATTGACATGTCCCAGTACCTAAACACAAtgatggaaaaaagaaaaataaaaggaagtgAGAATAAAGGAATTCACATTGAATTGCGTTAAAGCATTAGGTAATGCTCTTTGGTCAGATATCTAGTATGTAATGTTTCAAAATTGGTTTACAAAATGAGGATATACCTAATCAAAGGTTCCGCAACCTAACATGTGAAGCGCGCTGTCTAACATAATACATTTTCGTAACagcaaatcaaaaaaaaaaaaaatgcaaaaacaagAGGTGGTATCTTACTTGGATCATTGTTGGTGATGACAGCAGTGCCACCAAAATTGCAGCTATTTGGAACTGGATTCTTCTGATAAAAGTTATTGAATGCAAAAGAAGCATGGTCTCGGACAGTATTTGGGTTGTAACAACTTCGACCAAGCTGAATCTCTGAACAATCAGTGCCACCATAGCCACAAGCATAGTCCAAGGCAACTTGTAATGCCATTTGTGATGCACTTGGGCTAGCAACACAC is a window from the Rosa chinensis cultivar Old Blush chromosome 2, RchiOBHm-V2, whole genome shotgun sequence genome containing:
- the LOC112189172 gene encoding glucan endo-1,3-beta-glucosidase 1, which translates into the protein MVMMIGGRFNYGLIVFLILLGHFFCSGLKVRIKEQNHEQKQLHITTSISRTQKDITTPITTVPTITPTTPTSSTPIMNPTSTPDSTSPVTTTPFSTTTTSSTSASWCVASPSASQMALQVALDYACGYGGTDCSEIQLGRSCYNPNTVRDHASFAFNNFYQKNPVPNSCNFGGTAVITNNDPSTGTCQYPSTSTSSSVLNTTNSSGSTVFGAVPSGPSTSSAAAAASSHSLRNLFTMMSLTVVLLA